The following proteins are co-located in the Manihot esculenta cultivar AM560-2 chromosome 9, M.esculenta_v8, whole genome shotgun sequence genome:
- the LOC110622515 gene encoding uncharacterized protein LOC110622515 isoform X2 — protein MEPQETLIWKSEPPQAPESMVSVSIGRAIITILGARSRKLHDAISRLSPDSNKRPSLGSLEDSLWFLHKFVKDGAERDQKLDDILIPIIQHSLRSKDSKQVVQALILINWFFQDEFLFEKVSMSLADILSRKDDRYIALGWCILVRRLVEYESLADQYPLNGIRDNYNALLKILCSCIPCLTHIASKGSTFQDGFELPSRLSISAADCILSISEALTKKNKVLSKNRKLLNSNASDPPISPVPAVTGEKSAKTSSEFSDSNFDMAYLLWERIQELTTLMQRLLAWSKKSRPLHAKGVEQVLKWLQEIEAHYGYLQDEADAKIPKTGPLLLSSCWRHYSILLHLEDQKFSQLCNELLVQYISGIQYYTDNHAEGHTGNKDDGMDARKFFLNSLCLLLGRFDSKKFESTMSEYGMQISRALLSQLHCTDEDVIAGAVCILKEAIFKPKFHSGDGFADGRQMDMVLPLLLNLLDERDGIAKAAVVLIAEYCSMTSNTDCLKQVLERLASGNALQRRNAIDVVSKMLCMSSDFTSQLSHLAWQEIANNLLERLSDKDITIREQASKLISMIDPGLVLPSLVHLINSSDEGVQSYASTSLTTMLKYHNQKPEVICMLLDCLSNLNNGLDLSKNTGQREGPKVDIDRVLKLVPEWAKSVQNWNSLIGPLIDKMFADPANATIVRFLSCISEYLAEAADVVLYHVLLQMKSQKGINEGFLSRFESKSYMSEELMEMQQSLFERLCPLLIIRMLPLGVFDNLKSHTMYGQLAIQGIIHDINVADECVAASLLQRAFNKYEFEDVRKLAAELCGRIHPQVLFPAVSSILEHAAISRDMLRIKACLFSICTSLMVRGKDAVSHPAIFQIRKVMEIVLLWPSLDGDEVSKAQHGCIDCLALMICAELQALKSFKDSSEKSSIIGKTKYSGNDVSGNSALAYVIHQLTNDKREVSDSEISDEENKLDAPVRLSFRLCMANTLISACQKISDSGKKSFARIILPNLIRSVEMIMHAEIRAACVQVLFSAVYHLKSAILPYSADLLKVSLKVLREGSEKEKMAGAKLVASLMGSEDAILENISEGLLEARQVLSTISSSNPSPDLLVICKKLLGCIITS, from the exons ATGGAGCCACAAGAGACGTTAATATGGAAATCAGAGCCGCCACAGGCACCGGAATCGATGGTTTCTGTGAGTATAGGAAGAGCTATAATCACTATACTCGGCGCTCGCTCCAGGAAGCTCCACGATGCCATTTCTCGTCTTTCTCCTGATTCTAACAAAAGGCCTTCTCTCG GGTCCTTGGAGGATTCCCTATGGTTTCTGCACAAGTTCGTTAAAGACGGTGCTGAGAGAGACCAGAAATTGGATGATATTCTCATTCCCATCATTCAACAT TCTTTGAGGAGCAAAGACTCTAAGCAGGTTGTGCAAGCTTTGATACTTATAAACTGGTTCTTTCAAGATGAATTTCTTTTCGAAAAGGTTTCTATGAGTCTCGCTGACATTTTGTCGAGAAAAGATGATCGTTATATAGCTCTTGGTTGGTGTATTCTTGTTCGTCGACTTGTGGAGTATGAGAGTCTTGCTGATCAGTATCCTCTAAATG GAATAAGAGACAATTACAATGCTTTGTTGAAGATACTTTGCTCGTGTATCCCTTGTTTGACACATATAGCATCCAAGGGAAG CACTTTCCAGGATGGATTTGAGTTGCCGTCTCGCCTTTCAATATCTGCTGCTGATTGTATTTTATCTATCAGTGAAGCATTAACAAAAAAGaataaggttttgagcaaaaatcgAAAATTATTGAATTCAAATGCATCTGACCCACCTATTAGTCCTGTACCAGCTGTGACTGGGGAGAAGAGTGCAAAAACATCTTCTGAATTTTCAGACTCAAACTTTGACATGGCATACTTGCTTTGGGAGAGGATACAGGAACTTACTACTTTAATGCAGAGACTTCTTGCT TGGAGCAAAAAAAGTAGGCCGTTGCATGCTAAAGGGGTGGAGCAAGTGCTTAAATGGTTGCAGGAAATAGAAGCGCACTATGGTTACCTTCAGGATGAGGCAG ATGCAAAAATCCCCAAAACTGGACCCCTGCTACTCTCTTCTTGTTGGAGGCACTACAGCATTTTATTGCATTTGGAAGATCAGAAATTTTCTCAACTTTGCAATGAATTGTTGGTCCAGTATATATCCGGCATCCAG TATTATACAGACAACCATGCTGAGGGCCACACAGGGAACAAGGATGATGGTATGGATGCTAGAAAGTTTTTTCTGAACTCTCTATGCCTTCTTTTGGGTCGTTTTGACAGCAAGAAATTTGAAAGCACAATGTCAGAATATGGAATGCAGATATCGCGCGCTCTTCTATCTCAG CTTCACTGTACTGATGAAGATGTCATAGCTGGAGCTGTTTGCATACTTAAGGAAGCcatttttaaaccaaaatttcaTTCTGGAGATGGCTTTGCTGATGGTAGACAGATGGATATGGTGTTACCTTTGTTGCTTAACCTTCTAGATGAGCGTGATGGCATTGCTAAAGCAGCTGTTGTGCTCATAGCAGAATATTGCTCCAT GACCTCAAACACTGATTGTCTGAAACAAGTCCTGGAGCGCCTTGCTTCTGGAAATGCTTTGCAGAGAAGGAATGCTATTGATGTTGTCTCAAAAATGTTGTGCATGTCGTCGGACTTCACAAGCCAACTTTCCCATTTGGCATG GCAAGAAATAGCGAACAACTTACTAGAACGCCTCAGTGACAAAGATATTACAATTCGTGAACaagcatctaaattgatttcaaTGATAG ATCCAGGATTAGTTTTGCCTTCTTTAGTTCACCTTATTAATTCATCAGATGAAGGGGTGCAGTCATATGCTAGTACTTCATTAACTACAATGCTCAAATATCATAACCAGAAGCCTGAAGTTATATGCATGCTGCTTGACTGCCTTAG CAATCTCAACAATGGTCTAGATCTTTCAAAAAATACTGGTCAAAGGGAAG GTCCAAAGGTGGACATCGATCGAGTACTTAAGCTGGTGCCAGAGTGGGCAAAAAGC GTTCAAAACTGGAACTCCTTGATTGGACCATTGATTGACAAGATGTTTGCTGATCCAGCAAATGCAACTATAGTGCGGTTTTTGAGCTGTATAAGTGAATACCTAGCCGAAGCTGCAGATGTAGTACTCTATCATGTCCTGTTGCAGATGAAGTCACAGAAAGG GATCAATGAAGGCTTCTTGTCCAGATTTGAGAGTAAATCCTACATGAGTGAGGAGTTGATGGAAATGCAACAATCTTTATTTGAGCGCCTTTGTCCATTACTTATCATTCGGATGCTTCCACTGGGAGTTTTTGATAACCTCAAGTCACATACTATGTATGGTCAACTTGCCATCCAAGGCATCATTCATG ATATTAATGTTGCTGATGAGTGTGTTGCTGCATCTCTTCTACAGAG GGCATTTAATAAGTACGAATTTGAAGATGTAAGGAAACTGGCTGCTGAGCTCTGTGGCCGTATTCATCCTCAG GTGCTCTTTCCAGCTGTTTCCTCCATATTGGAACATGCTGCAATTTCACGTGATATGCTAAGGATAAAAGCTTGTCTATTTTCCATATGCACTTCTCTTATG GTTAGAGGGAAGGATGCAGTTTCTCATCCTGCTATTTTTCAAATCAGAAAAGTGATGGAGATAGTTCTGTTGTGGCCGTCTTTGGACGGGGATGAAG TTTCCAAAGCACAGCATGGGTGTATTGACTGCTTAGCACTAATGATATGTGCTGAACTGCAAGCTCTCAAGTCATTTAAGGACTCCTCAGAGAAGTCTAGCATTATTGGGAAAACCAAATATTCTG GGAATGATGTGTCTGGTAATTCTGCACTGGCCTATGTAATCCATCAATTGACAAATGATAAAAGAGAAGTTTCTGACTCCGAAATAAGCGATGAAGAAAATAAACTTGATGCACCAGTTAGACTTTCCTTTCGTCTTTGTATGGCTAACACTCTCATAAGTGCTTGCCAGAAGATCTCAGATTCTGGCAAGAAATCTTTTGCTCGTATTATTCTTCCAAATCTTATTCGATCTGTTGAG ATGATAATGCATGCAGAGATAAGAGCTGCTTGTGTTCAGGTTCTGTTTTCAGCTGTGTACCATCTAAAGTCTGCAATCCTTCCATATTCAGCTGACCTTCTTAAAGTCTCCCTGAAAGTTCTTAGAGAAGGTTCTGAGAAG GAAAAGATGGCAGGTGCAAAGCTAGTGGCATCACTCATGGGCAGTGAAGATGCCATTTTGGAAAACATATCAGAGGGATTGCTAGAAGCCAGACAAGTGCTCTCAACCATatcttcttcaaatccttcacctGATTTGCTTGTAATATGCAAGAAGTTGCTAGGATGCATAATAACTTCTTGA
- the LOC110622515 gene encoding uncharacterized protein LOC110622515 isoform X1, with protein sequence MEPQETLIWKSEPPQAPESMVSVSIGRAIITILGARSRKLHDAISRLSPDSNKRPSLGSLEDSLWFLHKFVKDGAERDQKLDDILIPIIQHSLRSKDSKQVVQALILINWFFQDEFLFEKVSMSLADILSRKDDRYIALGWCILVRRLVEYESLADQYPLNGIRDNYNALLKILCSCIPCLTHIASKGSTFQDGFELPSRLSISAADCILSISEALTKKNKVLSKNRKLLNSNASDPPISPVPAVTGEKSAKTSSEFSDSNFDMAYLLWERIQELTTLMQRLLAWSKKSRPLHAKGVEQVLKWLQEIEAHYGYLQDEADAKIPKTGPLLLSSCWRHYSILLHLEDQKFSQLCNELLVQYISGIQYYTDNHAEGHTGNKDDGMDARKFFLNSLCLLLGRFDSKKFESTMSEYGMQISRALLSQLHCTDEDVIAGAVCILKEAIFKPKFHSGDGFADGRQMDMVLPLLLNLLDERDGIAKAAVVLIAEYCSMTSNTDCLKQVLERLASGNALQRRNAIDVVSKMLCMSSDFTSQLSHLAWQEIANNLLERLSDKDITIREQASKLISMIDPGLVLPSLVHLINSSDEGVQSYASTSLTTMLKYHNQKPEVICMLLDCLSNLNNGLDLSKNTGQREGPKVDIDRVLKLVPEWAKSVRLNVQNWNSLIGPLIDKMFADPANATIVRFLSCISEYLAEAADVVLYHVLLQMKSQKGINEGFLSRFESKSYMSEELMEMQQSLFERLCPLLIIRMLPLGVFDNLKSHTMYGQLAIQGIIHDINVADECVAASLLQRAFNKYEFEDVRKLAAELCGRIHPQVLFPAVSSILEHAAISRDMLRIKACLFSICTSLMVRGKDAVSHPAIFQIRKVMEIVLLWPSLDGDEVSKAQHGCIDCLALMICAELQALKSFKDSSEKSSIIGKTKYSGNDVSGNSALAYVIHQLTNDKREVSDSEISDEENKLDAPVRLSFRLCMANTLISACQKISDSGKKSFARIILPNLIRSVEMIMHAEIRAACVQVLFSAVYHLKSAILPYSADLLKVSLKVLREGSEKEKMAGAKLVASLMGSEDAILENISEGLLEARQVLSTISSSNPSPDLLVICKKLLGCIITS encoded by the exons ATGGAGCCACAAGAGACGTTAATATGGAAATCAGAGCCGCCACAGGCACCGGAATCGATGGTTTCTGTGAGTATAGGAAGAGCTATAATCACTATACTCGGCGCTCGCTCCAGGAAGCTCCACGATGCCATTTCTCGTCTTTCTCCTGATTCTAACAAAAGGCCTTCTCTCG GGTCCTTGGAGGATTCCCTATGGTTTCTGCACAAGTTCGTTAAAGACGGTGCTGAGAGAGACCAGAAATTGGATGATATTCTCATTCCCATCATTCAACAT TCTTTGAGGAGCAAAGACTCTAAGCAGGTTGTGCAAGCTTTGATACTTATAAACTGGTTCTTTCAAGATGAATTTCTTTTCGAAAAGGTTTCTATGAGTCTCGCTGACATTTTGTCGAGAAAAGATGATCGTTATATAGCTCTTGGTTGGTGTATTCTTGTTCGTCGACTTGTGGAGTATGAGAGTCTTGCTGATCAGTATCCTCTAAATG GAATAAGAGACAATTACAATGCTTTGTTGAAGATACTTTGCTCGTGTATCCCTTGTTTGACACATATAGCATCCAAGGGAAG CACTTTCCAGGATGGATTTGAGTTGCCGTCTCGCCTTTCAATATCTGCTGCTGATTGTATTTTATCTATCAGTGAAGCATTAACAAAAAAGaataaggttttgagcaaaaatcgAAAATTATTGAATTCAAATGCATCTGACCCACCTATTAGTCCTGTACCAGCTGTGACTGGGGAGAAGAGTGCAAAAACATCTTCTGAATTTTCAGACTCAAACTTTGACATGGCATACTTGCTTTGGGAGAGGATACAGGAACTTACTACTTTAATGCAGAGACTTCTTGCT TGGAGCAAAAAAAGTAGGCCGTTGCATGCTAAAGGGGTGGAGCAAGTGCTTAAATGGTTGCAGGAAATAGAAGCGCACTATGGTTACCTTCAGGATGAGGCAG ATGCAAAAATCCCCAAAACTGGACCCCTGCTACTCTCTTCTTGTTGGAGGCACTACAGCATTTTATTGCATTTGGAAGATCAGAAATTTTCTCAACTTTGCAATGAATTGTTGGTCCAGTATATATCCGGCATCCAG TATTATACAGACAACCATGCTGAGGGCCACACAGGGAACAAGGATGATGGTATGGATGCTAGAAAGTTTTTTCTGAACTCTCTATGCCTTCTTTTGGGTCGTTTTGACAGCAAGAAATTTGAAAGCACAATGTCAGAATATGGAATGCAGATATCGCGCGCTCTTCTATCTCAG CTTCACTGTACTGATGAAGATGTCATAGCTGGAGCTGTTTGCATACTTAAGGAAGCcatttttaaaccaaaatttcaTTCTGGAGATGGCTTTGCTGATGGTAGACAGATGGATATGGTGTTACCTTTGTTGCTTAACCTTCTAGATGAGCGTGATGGCATTGCTAAAGCAGCTGTTGTGCTCATAGCAGAATATTGCTCCAT GACCTCAAACACTGATTGTCTGAAACAAGTCCTGGAGCGCCTTGCTTCTGGAAATGCTTTGCAGAGAAGGAATGCTATTGATGTTGTCTCAAAAATGTTGTGCATGTCGTCGGACTTCACAAGCCAACTTTCCCATTTGGCATG GCAAGAAATAGCGAACAACTTACTAGAACGCCTCAGTGACAAAGATATTACAATTCGTGAACaagcatctaaattgatttcaaTGATAG ATCCAGGATTAGTTTTGCCTTCTTTAGTTCACCTTATTAATTCATCAGATGAAGGGGTGCAGTCATATGCTAGTACTTCATTAACTACAATGCTCAAATATCATAACCAGAAGCCTGAAGTTATATGCATGCTGCTTGACTGCCTTAG CAATCTCAACAATGGTCTAGATCTTTCAAAAAATACTGGTCAAAGGGAAG GTCCAAAGGTGGACATCGATCGAGTACTTAAGCTGGTGCCAGAGTGGGCAAAAAGCGTAAGACTAAAT GTTCAAAACTGGAACTCCTTGATTGGACCATTGATTGACAAGATGTTTGCTGATCCAGCAAATGCAACTATAGTGCGGTTTTTGAGCTGTATAAGTGAATACCTAGCCGAAGCTGCAGATGTAGTACTCTATCATGTCCTGTTGCAGATGAAGTCACAGAAAGG GATCAATGAAGGCTTCTTGTCCAGATTTGAGAGTAAATCCTACATGAGTGAGGAGTTGATGGAAATGCAACAATCTTTATTTGAGCGCCTTTGTCCATTACTTATCATTCGGATGCTTCCACTGGGAGTTTTTGATAACCTCAAGTCACATACTATGTATGGTCAACTTGCCATCCAAGGCATCATTCATG ATATTAATGTTGCTGATGAGTGTGTTGCTGCATCTCTTCTACAGAG GGCATTTAATAAGTACGAATTTGAAGATGTAAGGAAACTGGCTGCTGAGCTCTGTGGCCGTATTCATCCTCAG GTGCTCTTTCCAGCTGTTTCCTCCATATTGGAACATGCTGCAATTTCACGTGATATGCTAAGGATAAAAGCTTGTCTATTTTCCATATGCACTTCTCTTATG GTTAGAGGGAAGGATGCAGTTTCTCATCCTGCTATTTTTCAAATCAGAAAAGTGATGGAGATAGTTCTGTTGTGGCCGTCTTTGGACGGGGATGAAG TTTCCAAAGCACAGCATGGGTGTATTGACTGCTTAGCACTAATGATATGTGCTGAACTGCAAGCTCTCAAGTCATTTAAGGACTCCTCAGAGAAGTCTAGCATTATTGGGAAAACCAAATATTCTG GGAATGATGTGTCTGGTAATTCTGCACTGGCCTATGTAATCCATCAATTGACAAATGATAAAAGAGAAGTTTCTGACTCCGAAATAAGCGATGAAGAAAATAAACTTGATGCACCAGTTAGACTTTCCTTTCGTCTTTGTATGGCTAACACTCTCATAAGTGCTTGCCAGAAGATCTCAGATTCTGGCAAGAAATCTTTTGCTCGTATTATTCTTCCAAATCTTATTCGATCTGTTGAG ATGATAATGCATGCAGAGATAAGAGCTGCTTGTGTTCAGGTTCTGTTTTCAGCTGTGTACCATCTAAAGTCTGCAATCCTTCCATATTCAGCTGACCTTCTTAAAGTCTCCCTGAAAGTTCTTAGAGAAGGTTCTGAGAAG GAAAAGATGGCAGGTGCAAAGCTAGTGGCATCACTCATGGGCAGTGAAGATGCCATTTTGGAAAACATATCAGAGGGATTGCTAGAAGCCAGACAAGTGCTCTCAACCATatcttcttcaaatccttcacctGATTTGCTTGTAATATGCAAGAAGTTGCTAGGATGCATAATAACTTCTTGA
- the LOC110622515 gene encoding uncharacterized protein LOC110622515 isoform X3, whose translation MLLCMTRNKRQLQCFVEDTLLVYPLFDTYSIQGKDGFELPSRLSISAADCILSISEALTKKNKVLSKNRKLLNSNASDPPISPVPAVTGEKSAKTSSEFSDSNFDMAYLLWERIQELTTLMQRLLAWSKKSRPLHAKGVEQVLKWLQEIEAHYGYLQDEADAKIPKTGPLLLSSCWRHYSILLHLEDQKFSQLCNELLVQYISGIQYYTDNHAEGHTGNKDDGMDARKFFLNSLCLLLGRFDSKKFESTMSEYGMQISRALLSQLHCTDEDVIAGAVCILKEAIFKPKFHSGDGFADGRQMDMVLPLLLNLLDERDGIAKAAVVLIAEYCSMTSNTDCLKQVLERLASGNALQRRNAIDVVSKMLCMSSDFTSQLSHLAWQEIANNLLERLSDKDITIREQASKLISMIDPGLVLPSLVHLINSSDEGVQSYASTSLTTMLKYHNQKPEVICMLLDCLSNLNNGLDLSKNTGQREGPKVDIDRVLKLVPEWAKSVRLNVQNWNSLIGPLIDKMFADPANATIVRFLSCISEYLAEAADVVLYHVLLQMKSQKGINEGFLSRFESKSYMSEELMEMQQSLFERLCPLLIIRMLPLGVFDNLKSHTMYGQLAIQGIIHDINVADECVAASLLQRAFNKYEFEDVRKLAAELCGRIHPQVLFPAVSSILEHAAISRDMLRIKACLFSICTSLMVRGKDAVSHPAIFQIRKVMEIVLLWPSLDGDEVSKAQHGCIDCLALMICAELQALKSFKDSSEKSSIIGKTKYSGNDVSGNSALAYVIHQLTNDKREVSDSEISDEENKLDAPVRLSFRLCMANTLISACQKISDSGKKSFARIILPNLIRSVEMIMHAEIRAACVQVLFSAVYHLKSAILPYSADLLKVSLKVLREGSEKEKMAGAKLVASLMGSEDAILENISEGLLEARQVLSTISSSNPSPDLLVICKKLLGCIITS comes from the exons ATGTTATTGTGTATGACCAGGAATAAGAGACAATTACAATGCTTTGTTGAAGATACTTTGCTCGTGTATCCCTTGTTTGACACATATAGCATCCAAGGGAAG GATGGATTTGAGTTGCCGTCTCGCCTTTCAATATCTGCTGCTGATTGTATTTTATCTATCAGTGAAGCATTAACAAAAAAGaataaggttttgagcaaaaatcgAAAATTATTGAATTCAAATGCATCTGACCCACCTATTAGTCCTGTACCAGCTGTGACTGGGGAGAAGAGTGCAAAAACATCTTCTGAATTTTCAGACTCAAACTTTGACATGGCATACTTGCTTTGGGAGAGGATACAGGAACTTACTACTTTAATGCAGAGACTTCTTGCT TGGAGCAAAAAAAGTAGGCCGTTGCATGCTAAAGGGGTGGAGCAAGTGCTTAAATGGTTGCAGGAAATAGAAGCGCACTATGGTTACCTTCAGGATGAGGCAG ATGCAAAAATCCCCAAAACTGGACCCCTGCTACTCTCTTCTTGTTGGAGGCACTACAGCATTTTATTGCATTTGGAAGATCAGAAATTTTCTCAACTTTGCAATGAATTGTTGGTCCAGTATATATCCGGCATCCAG TATTATACAGACAACCATGCTGAGGGCCACACAGGGAACAAGGATGATGGTATGGATGCTAGAAAGTTTTTTCTGAACTCTCTATGCCTTCTTTTGGGTCGTTTTGACAGCAAGAAATTTGAAAGCACAATGTCAGAATATGGAATGCAGATATCGCGCGCTCTTCTATCTCAG CTTCACTGTACTGATGAAGATGTCATAGCTGGAGCTGTTTGCATACTTAAGGAAGCcatttttaaaccaaaatttcaTTCTGGAGATGGCTTTGCTGATGGTAGACAGATGGATATGGTGTTACCTTTGTTGCTTAACCTTCTAGATGAGCGTGATGGCATTGCTAAAGCAGCTGTTGTGCTCATAGCAGAATATTGCTCCAT GACCTCAAACACTGATTGTCTGAAACAAGTCCTGGAGCGCCTTGCTTCTGGAAATGCTTTGCAGAGAAGGAATGCTATTGATGTTGTCTCAAAAATGTTGTGCATGTCGTCGGACTTCACAAGCCAACTTTCCCATTTGGCATG GCAAGAAATAGCGAACAACTTACTAGAACGCCTCAGTGACAAAGATATTACAATTCGTGAACaagcatctaaattgatttcaaTGATAG ATCCAGGATTAGTTTTGCCTTCTTTAGTTCACCTTATTAATTCATCAGATGAAGGGGTGCAGTCATATGCTAGTACTTCATTAACTACAATGCTCAAATATCATAACCAGAAGCCTGAAGTTATATGCATGCTGCTTGACTGCCTTAG CAATCTCAACAATGGTCTAGATCTTTCAAAAAATACTGGTCAAAGGGAAG GTCCAAAGGTGGACATCGATCGAGTACTTAAGCTGGTGCCAGAGTGGGCAAAAAGCGTAAGACTAAAT GTTCAAAACTGGAACTCCTTGATTGGACCATTGATTGACAAGATGTTTGCTGATCCAGCAAATGCAACTATAGTGCGGTTTTTGAGCTGTATAAGTGAATACCTAGCCGAAGCTGCAGATGTAGTACTCTATCATGTCCTGTTGCAGATGAAGTCACAGAAAGG GATCAATGAAGGCTTCTTGTCCAGATTTGAGAGTAAATCCTACATGAGTGAGGAGTTGATGGAAATGCAACAATCTTTATTTGAGCGCCTTTGTCCATTACTTATCATTCGGATGCTTCCACTGGGAGTTTTTGATAACCTCAAGTCACATACTATGTATGGTCAACTTGCCATCCAAGGCATCATTCATG ATATTAATGTTGCTGATGAGTGTGTTGCTGCATCTCTTCTACAGAG GGCATTTAATAAGTACGAATTTGAAGATGTAAGGAAACTGGCTGCTGAGCTCTGTGGCCGTATTCATCCTCAG GTGCTCTTTCCAGCTGTTTCCTCCATATTGGAACATGCTGCAATTTCACGTGATATGCTAAGGATAAAAGCTTGTCTATTTTCCATATGCACTTCTCTTATG GTTAGAGGGAAGGATGCAGTTTCTCATCCTGCTATTTTTCAAATCAGAAAAGTGATGGAGATAGTTCTGTTGTGGCCGTCTTTGGACGGGGATGAAG TTTCCAAAGCACAGCATGGGTGTATTGACTGCTTAGCACTAATGATATGTGCTGAACTGCAAGCTCTCAAGTCATTTAAGGACTCCTCAGAGAAGTCTAGCATTATTGGGAAAACCAAATATTCTG GGAATGATGTGTCTGGTAATTCTGCACTGGCCTATGTAATCCATCAATTGACAAATGATAAAAGAGAAGTTTCTGACTCCGAAATAAGCGATGAAGAAAATAAACTTGATGCACCAGTTAGACTTTCCTTTCGTCTTTGTATGGCTAACACTCTCATAAGTGCTTGCCAGAAGATCTCAGATTCTGGCAAGAAATCTTTTGCTCGTATTATTCTTCCAAATCTTATTCGATCTGTTGAG ATGATAATGCATGCAGAGATAAGAGCTGCTTGTGTTCAGGTTCTGTTTTCAGCTGTGTACCATCTAAAGTCTGCAATCCTTCCATATTCAGCTGACCTTCTTAAAGTCTCCCTGAAAGTTCTTAGAGAAGGTTCTGAGAAG GAAAAGATGGCAGGTGCAAAGCTAGTGGCATCACTCATGGGCAGTGAAGATGCCATTTTGGAAAACATATCAGAGGGATTGCTAGAAGCCAGACAAGTGCTCTCAACCATatcttcttcaaatccttcacctGATTTGCTTGTAATATGCAAGAAGTTGCTAGGATGCATAATAACTTCTTGA